GCCGCGTTATTTGGTGTAAAGAGGGCGACCCTGCACCGTGGTCGTGGGACATCTGGACAACGCACAATTCCCAGCACCTCGTCGATCCGTATGCCTTCACTCATGTTCTGCACGGCATACTTGAATTCTGGCTGATCGGCCTGGTCTTCTATTTCCTGCCGCTCGGCTGGCGGTTTTCGCTGGCCATTCTGATCGAGAGCATTTGGGAGGTTGCCGAAAATTCGCCAGCGATCATCGAACGATATCGAACCGTTACTTTGTCGCTCGATTATTTCGGAGATTCAGTAATGAATTCGCTTGCCGACATCGTCGCCTGCGCGCTTGGGTTCTGGATCGCTTTCAAGATAGGTTTCGTCCGCTCACTGCTTCTATTCCTCGCTACCGAGGCCTTCCTGATCGCATGGATCCGCGACAGCCTGATCCTAAATATAATAATGCTGTTGTATCCGCTGGAAGCGATCAAAGCGTGGCAAATGGGCGGGCAATAAGGCGAAAGGCAAAAGGAAGAAACTGATTGAGGCAACAAGTAATGATGGGAGCGGATAACGATAAAACTTACGATATTCGTGAGCGAGCGTTTTAGTTCGCGGTCAGGATCGTGAAACTCTGCCAATTTCTTTCAACGAAAACTGAGGTCAACCGGATCCTGATAAATCAACTTTTCGCCGCCGGAACATCGATCGGGGCTAATCTTGAAGAGGCGGGCTCCGGGGAAACGGGCAAGGACTTCATACATAAAAACTCTATTTCTCTTAAAGAAGCCCGAGAAACAGGATATTGGTTACGCCTCTTGCAAACCTCTTACAAGCTTCCGCCAGGAATCGTCAAAGGCATTACTGAATTGACCCAAGAAGCAGATGAGCTTTCGAGAATAGTCGGTAAGATAATCGTCAATAAGATGAACAATCTTGGACGATGAATTTTGCCTTTTGCCTTACTACTTTTGCCTTTATCATCTTTCGCCGCGAGCGGCTTCGACCTGTGATTGCAGATCAACGGCGAGTTTTCGCGAGCTCGGCTGGTCAAATGTCTCGGTCCAGCGCAGGGCTTCGTCGAGAATGCGGAGTTGATATTCACGCCAATCAGCTTTGCCTGCGACCGAGCCGAGTTCGCCTTTGTAATATGCGGTTCTGGGCGGGCGGACCATGTCGGTCACAGATGTATCGACCGACAGCATCATCGTCGGAATGCCGCTTGCCTCGATGACTCGTGCGACGATGCCGAGAGTCTGATGGCAGAGCCGCGACGCAGGGATCAAAAGAGCCGCCTGAGTGTTGTAGCGGTGCAGGCGTTCGGCAATGCGTGGGCCGATGTCATTGGCGACGGCCGCGGCGTTGGGTATCCAAGGGCTCAGGCTCCACCAAACCTGATTCAGCGATCCGATAACGGAATTCTCCTGATATTCGAGCAGGCGTTCGATCGGGATCTGCACGTTGCGGTCTGCCATGACCGCAGCCGGATCATAGCCTTTCGCCGCGAAGCGCAGGTCGGCTGCCTCGACCTCGACGGGAATCTCGCGGAAATTCAGATCGCCATCGCGCGACGCGAGGTCAAACGGATCCGTGCCGTCGATATACGCTCCGGCGGAAGAGATGAGCGCCAGATTCAGCATTGGCAGAGCCCTGCGGACAGGCGTGAACGGAGCACGCACATTTTCCACGAACGGATATCCGCGAAGCTCTTCGTTCGCATTCCAATTGGCAAAACGCCTCTCAAATTCTTCGAGTTTTTCGATGACGTCCATATTTTCAGACCTTGAATTCCTTTGAAAAATCGTAAACATCGCCGGACTGTTCGGGTTTGCCGAAACGGCGGTTCGAGATAATGAAAAATGTTACCAATGCCGCCGCCATTCCCGCAAAGAGCACCCAGACCGAATATTCGTGCAGCATGTTGAACTGAACACGAAGCGGATCATCGACAGCGAGGTCGTCGATCGGCCCGCTCATCTGCGATCGGATCGATGACAGCCAAAAACCTATGACAAAATGCCCAATAGCGCATGCGGCAAATAGTAGCATCAACAAGATCCTTTCTGCCCACATCCACAGAGGCCTAACGCCGGACATGCCGAACAGTGTCGTCAAAAGCAACAGTCCTGATATCGCGATGCCGCAGTAATTCAGGACCGCGAGGGTGCTGTTCACGATCGAACCGGCCATTTCACGCTGGGGCAGAACGGCGAACGCACTTTGAGCGACCGCGATGAAAAACACGGCCGCACCGAGCCAGATCCCCAGCAATAGAAGCCGAATATCCGAAAAAAATTTCATCGAAAATAGCGCCGCCGCAAGGCTTAATTATCCTGCTTTTCGTGTGAAAGGGCAAAGAGAACGGCTTGTG
This sequence is a window from Acidobacteriota bacterium. Protein-coding genes within it:
- a CDS encoding DUF2585 family protein, whose protein sequence is MSETSDNKNGFFSEVGHIPIAVTVVIFIATGITLAVMGRVIWCKEGDPAPWSWDIWTTHNSQHLVDPYAFTHVLHGILEFWLIGLVFYFLPLGWRFSLAILIESIWEVAENSPAIIERYRTVTLSLDYFGDSVMNSLADIVACALGFWIAFKIGFVRSLLLFLATEAFLIAWIRDSLILNIIMLLYPLEAIKAWQMGGQ
- a CDS encoding DUF4149 domain-containing protein — protein: MKFFSDIRLLLLGIWLGAAVFFIAVAQSAFAVLPQREMAGSIVNSTLAVLNYCGIAISGLLLLTTLFGMSGVRPLWMWAERILLMLLFAACAIGHFVIGFWLSSIRSQMSGPIDDLAVDDPLRVQFNMLHEYSVWVLFAGMAAALVTFFIISNRRFGKPEQSGDVYDFSKEFKV